In Candidatus Sulfotelmatobacter sp., the genomic stretch CCGGCGCGCACGCTCGGCCGCCGCCGCGCGCGTCACCCAGCCGCGTTCGGCGCCGATCGGGCAGGCGGTGAGCGCGAAGCCCATCGCGCCCACGCTCGCGAACGACGGCGTCGGGGCGCGGTCGGGAGTCAGACCGGTAGTGGAATCGGAGAGTTCCCAGAACCAGCGGAACGCGGATCTTTCGAGGCTGTCGAGGAACGCGATCTGCGCTCCGGGAATGACGCCACGCAGTGCATCCTCGCCGGCCGGTGCAGCCGCCGGACCGGCCGCCGCCCCCGGCGACGGGCTGGCCACCGCGGCGAGCGCGAGTATCAGCAGCGAAGCGATCCGGTGGGGGCGCGAGGTCACGAGCTCGCTCGCGGGTCTCGCGACGTCTGGCCCCGGTTCCACCGGTTGGGGCCTTCCCCGCCGCCGTGGGCGCCGCACGAGCCGCGCACCACCAGCCGCGTCTCGAGCACGTCGTGCCGCGCGGCGGTGCGCGGCCCGGTGGTGCGCTCGCGCAACAGCTCGACGGCGCGTTCGCCGAATCGCAGCATGTCCACGTGCACCGTGGTGAGCGGCGGCGTGAGGTAGCGCGCCAACGGGATGTCATCGAAACCCGCCACCGCCAGGTCTTCGGGAACGCGCCTGTCGTGATCGTGGAGAGCGCCGATCGCTCCGACCGCCATGTAGTCGTTGGCCGCGAACAGTGCGGTCGGGCGCGGCTCGTGTCGCAGGATCGCGAGCATCGCCTCGTAGCCGGAGCGCTCGCTGAAGTCTCCGGCGAACTCGAGGCGGGGCTCGAACGGAATCGAGGCCTCGCGGAGCGCGCTCCGATAGCCTTCGCGACGCTGGCGGGCGTCGATGTTTCGATCGGGGCCGGTGATCATGGCGATGCGCCGGTGCCCGAGTCCGATGAGATGGCTCACCACCTGCCGCGCCCCCTCGACATTCTCGATCGACAGCGTATCGCCGCTCCGCACGCCACCATCGGGATTGAGGTAGACGGTCGGCACCTCCCCCACGCGGCCGGCCAGCGTCGCCGGGTCCTCGAGATCGGGCGCCATCACGATCAGCCCGTCGACGCGGCCGCGCATCGAGCGCAGGGCGCCCACCAGCTCCTCGGCGCTCGAGCTCGAGCGCGACACCAGGATGTGGAGGCCGCACGCCCTCGCCTTGAGATCCACGCCATGAAGAATCTCCGAGAAGAATTCGCCGTGCAGATCGGGCATCAGCACCCCGACCATGTGGGTGCGATTGGTGATCAGGCTGCGTGCGATGCTGTTGGGCCAGTAGCCGAGGCGGCTGGCGGCGGCGCGGACGCGCTCGCGGGTCTCGACGCTCACCAGCGGACTGTCGTTGAAGACGCGGGAAACCGTGGCGGTGCTCACGCGGCTCGCGCGCGCCACGTCGCGAATTGTCGCGGCCAGGCGCGGCAGCCGGCGATTGCGGATCACCGGCTCGCTCACGGCAGGCGCACTCCGCGTACGGTGCGAGTCATTCCA encodes the following:
- a CDS encoding LacI family DNA-binding transcriptional regulator; this encodes MSEPVIRNRRLPRLAATIRDVARASRVSTATVSRVFNDSPLVSVETRERVRAAASRLGYWPNSIARSLITNRTHMVGVLMPDLHGEFFSEILHGVDLKARACGLHILVSRSSSSAEELVGALRSMRGRVDGLIVMAPDLEDPATLAGRVGEVPTVYLNPDGGVRSGDTLSIENVEGARQVVSHLIGLGHRRIAMITGPDRNIDARQRREGYRSALREASIPFEPRLEFAGDFSERSGYEAMLAILRHEPRPTALFAANDYMAVGAIGALHDHDRRVPEDLAVAGFDDIPLARYLTPPLTTVHVDMLRFGERAVELLRERTTGPRTAARHDVLETRLVVRGSCGAHGGGEGPNRWNRGQTSRDPRASS